A stretch of Lepisosteus oculatus isolate fLepOcu1 chromosome 11, fLepOcu1.hap2, whole genome shotgun sequence DNA encodes these proteins:
- the LOC102682771 gene encoding tRNA selenocysteine 1-associated protein 1 isoform X1, with the protein MSCLWMGNLESYMDEKFISRAFATMGELIVGVRIIRNRMTGSGAGYCFIELRDEAQVEKCLLKINGKPIPGATPPKRFKLNRASYGKQMDNSPDFSLFVGDLTPEVDDGMLYEFFLSRYSSCHRAKVVLDHLGNSRGCGFVHFADEQEQRRVLQECQGAVGLGGKPLRLSQAVSKPNRGITSDACYDQSYSYGSYNPYYQQYLNYYTQWGYDQNTGSYSYSYPHYGYTQSTMQTYEEIEDDDLEDPNPQMDVAEANRQFMDQSEELYDALMDCHWQPLDSASSSIPVSY; encoded by the exons ATGAGTTGCTTGTGGATGGGAAAT CTGGAGTCATATATGGATGAGAAGTTCATTTCCCGTGCCTTTGCCACCATGGGGGAGCTCATTGTTGGGGTGAGGATCATCCGCAACAGGATGACTGG aagTGGAGCGGGTTACTGCTTTATAGAGCTCAGAGATGAAGCGCAAGTTGAGAAGTGTTTGCTTAAAATCAATGGCAAGCCGATCCCTGGAGCCACACCT cccaaaagaTTCAAGCTAAACCGGGCGAGCTATGGAAAACAGATGGACAACAG CCCTGACTTCTCACTGTTTGTTGGCGATTTGACCCCCGAAGTGGATGATGGGATGCTATATGAATTCTTCCTGAGCCGCTACTCATCCTGCCACAGAGCGAAGGTGGTACTGGACCATCTGGGCAACTCCAG GGGCTGCGGGTTTGTGCATTTTGCGGACGAGCAGGAACAGAGACGTGTTCTGCAGGAGTGCCAGGGGGCTGTGGGCCTCGGAGGAAAGCCTTTGCGGCTCAGCCAGGCCGTAAGCAAACC caaCAGGGGGATCACATCGGATGCCTGCTATGACCAGTCTTATTCCTATGGCAGCTATAACCCATACTATCAGCAGTACCTCAACTACTACACACAATGGGGTTATGACCAAAACACGGGcagctacagctacagctaTCCTCATTATGGCTACACTCAGAGCACCATGCAG aCTTATGAAGAAATTGAGGATGACGATCTGGAAG ATCCCAACCCTCAGATGGATGTTGCTGAAGCCAACAGACAGTTCATGGATCAGAGTGAGGAGCTGTATGATGCCTTGATGGACTGTCACTGGCAACCCCTGGATTCTGCTTCCTCATCAATTCCAGTTTCATACTAG
- the stx12 gene encoding syntaxin-12 isoform X2, producing the protein MLCAVNRVNLQPSWTAGQIKAMVNQLGTRQDTSELQDKLQQLQHYTNQLAKETNRHLKDLGSLPLPLSPSEQRQQKIQKERLMNDFSAALNNFQAVQRRAAEKEKESVARARAGSRLSAEDSNRDEQLVSFDTNDEWGQTQDQTEEAAITEEDLELIKERETNIRQLESDIMDVNQIFKDLAVMIHDQGEMIDSIEANVESAEVLVERGTDQLHQASHYQKKSRKKMCILALILSLVVVILGIIIWQASK; encoded by the exons ATGCTGTGTGCTGTTAATAGGGTAAATTTGCAACCTTCTTGGACTG CTGGCCAGATCAAAGCCATGGTCAACCAGCTGGGCACGAGACAGGACACCAGTGAACTGCAGGACAAACT ACAGCAGCTGCAGCACTATACGAACCAGCTGGCCAAGGAGACCAACAGACACCTGAAAGACCTAGGCTCACTGCCGCTGCCCCTGTCGCCCTCGGAGCAG CGGCAGCAGAAGATCCAGAAGGAGCGGCTGATGAACGATTTCTCCGCGGCTCTCAACAACTTCCAGGCCGTCCAGCGGCGCGCCgcggagaaggagaaggagtcCGTGGCCCGGGCCAGGGCCGGCTCGCGCCTCTCG GCTGAAGATAGCAACCGAGACGAACAGCTTGTGTCATTTGACAC CAATGATGAATGGGGCCAGACGCAAGACCAGACTGAGGAGGCTGCCATCACCGAGGAGGACCTGGAGCTCATCAAGGAGAGAGAAACCAACATCCGACAGCTGGAG tCGGACATCATGGATGTGAACCAGATTTTCAAAGACCTCGCTGTAATGATACATGACCAGGGTGAAATGATAG ACAGCATTGAGGCGAATGTGGAGAGTGCTGAGGTCCTTGTCGAGCGGGGTACTGATCAGCTACACCAGGCATCGCATTACCAG AAAAAGTCCCGTAAGAAGATGTGTATCCTGGCGCTGATTCTCTCTTTAGTTGTGGTAATTCTGGGTATTATCATCTGGCAAGCTTCCAAAtga
- the LOC102682771 gene encoding tRNA selenocysteine 1-associated protein 1 isoform X2 encodes MSCLWMGNLESYMDEKFISRAFATMGELIVGVRIIRNRMTGSGAGYCFIELRDEAQVEKCLLKINGKPIPGATPPKRFKLNRASYGKQMDNSPDFSLFVGDLTPEVDDGMLYEFFLSRYSSCHRAKVVLDHLGNSRGCGFVHFADEQEQRRVLQECQGAVGLGGKPLRLSQAVSKPGITSDACYDQSYSYGSYNPYYQQYLNYYTQWGYDQNTGSYSYSYPHYGYTQSTMQTYEEIEDDDLEDPNPQMDVAEANRQFMDQSEELYDALMDCHWQPLDSASSSIPVSY; translated from the exons ATGAGTTGCTTGTGGATGGGAAAT CTGGAGTCATATATGGATGAGAAGTTCATTTCCCGTGCCTTTGCCACCATGGGGGAGCTCATTGTTGGGGTGAGGATCATCCGCAACAGGATGACTGG aagTGGAGCGGGTTACTGCTTTATAGAGCTCAGAGATGAAGCGCAAGTTGAGAAGTGTTTGCTTAAAATCAATGGCAAGCCGATCCCTGGAGCCACACCT cccaaaagaTTCAAGCTAAACCGGGCGAGCTATGGAAAACAGATGGACAACAG CCCTGACTTCTCACTGTTTGTTGGCGATTTGACCCCCGAAGTGGATGATGGGATGCTATATGAATTCTTCCTGAGCCGCTACTCATCCTGCCACAGAGCGAAGGTGGTACTGGACCATCTGGGCAACTCCAG GGGCTGCGGGTTTGTGCATTTTGCGGACGAGCAGGAACAGAGACGTGTTCTGCAGGAGTGCCAGGGGGCTGTGGGCCTCGGAGGAAAGCCTTTGCGGCTCAGCCAGGCCGTAAGCAAACC GGGGATCACATCGGATGCCTGCTATGACCAGTCTTATTCCTATGGCAGCTATAACCCATACTATCAGCAGTACCTCAACTACTACACACAATGGGGTTATGACCAAAACACGGGcagctacagctacagctaTCCTCATTATGGCTACACTCAGAGCACCATGCAG aCTTATGAAGAAATTGAGGATGACGATCTGGAAG ATCCCAACCCTCAGATGGATGTTGCTGAAGCCAACAGACAGTTCATGGATCAGAGTGAGGAGCTGTATGATGCCTTGATGGACTGTCACTGGCAACCCCTGGATTCTGCTTCCTCATCAATTCCAGTTTCATACTAG
- the stx12 gene encoding syntaxin-12 isoform X1, translating into MSHGRDAYRSQPRDFNTLIQICSSNIQKITQNTGQIKAMVNQLGTRQDTSELQDKLQQLQHYTNQLAKETNRHLKDLGSLPLPLSPSEQRQQKIQKERLMNDFSAALNNFQAVQRRAAEKEKESVARARAGSRLSAEDSNRDEQLVSFDTNDEWGQTQDQTEEAAITEEDLELIKERETNIRQLESDIMDVNQIFKDLAVMIHDQGEMIDSIEANVESAEVLVERGTDQLHQASHYQKKSRKKMCILALILSLVVVILGIIIWQASK; encoded by the exons ATGTCACACGGCAGAGACGCCTACCGCTCGCAGCCACGCGATTTCAACACGCTCATTCAGATATGCAGCTCCAACATCCAGAAGATCACGCAGAACA CTGGCCAGATCAAAGCCATGGTCAACCAGCTGGGCACGAGACAGGACACCAGTGAACTGCAGGACAAACT ACAGCAGCTGCAGCACTATACGAACCAGCTGGCCAAGGAGACCAACAGACACCTGAAAGACCTAGGCTCACTGCCGCTGCCCCTGTCGCCCTCGGAGCAG CGGCAGCAGAAGATCCAGAAGGAGCGGCTGATGAACGATTTCTCCGCGGCTCTCAACAACTTCCAGGCCGTCCAGCGGCGCGCCgcggagaaggagaaggagtcCGTGGCCCGGGCCAGGGCCGGCTCGCGCCTCTCG GCTGAAGATAGCAACCGAGACGAACAGCTTGTGTCATTTGACAC CAATGATGAATGGGGCCAGACGCAAGACCAGACTGAGGAGGCTGCCATCACCGAGGAGGACCTGGAGCTCATCAAGGAGAGAGAAACCAACATCCGACAGCTGGAG tCGGACATCATGGATGTGAACCAGATTTTCAAAGACCTCGCTGTAATGATACATGACCAGGGTGAAATGATAG ACAGCATTGAGGCGAATGTGGAGAGTGCTGAGGTCCTTGTCGAGCGGGGTACTGATCAGCTACACCAGGCATCGCATTACCAG AAAAAGTCCCGTAAGAAGATGTGTATCCTGGCGCTGATTCTCTCTTTAGTTGTGGTAATTCTGGGTATTATCATCTGGCAAGCTTCCAAAtga
- the stx12 gene encoding syntaxin-12 isoform X3, which yields MQLQHPEDHAEQQQLQHYTNQLAKETNRHLKDLGSLPLPLSPSEQRQQKIQKERLMNDFSAALNNFQAVQRRAAEKEKESVARARAGSRLSAEDSNRDEQLVSFDTNDEWGQTQDQTEEAAITEEDLELIKERETNIRQLESDIMDVNQIFKDLAVMIHDQGEMIDSIEANVESAEVLVERGTDQLHQASHYQKKSRKKMCILALILSLVVVILGIIIWQASK from the exons ATGCAGCTCCAACATCCAGAAGATCACGCAGAACA ACAGCAGCTGCAGCACTATACGAACCAGCTGGCCAAGGAGACCAACAGACACCTGAAAGACCTAGGCTCACTGCCGCTGCCCCTGTCGCCCTCGGAGCAG CGGCAGCAGAAGATCCAGAAGGAGCGGCTGATGAACGATTTCTCCGCGGCTCTCAACAACTTCCAGGCCGTCCAGCGGCGCGCCgcggagaaggagaaggagtcCGTGGCCCGGGCCAGGGCCGGCTCGCGCCTCTCG GCTGAAGATAGCAACCGAGACGAACAGCTTGTGTCATTTGACAC CAATGATGAATGGGGCCAGACGCAAGACCAGACTGAGGAGGCTGCCATCACCGAGGAGGACCTGGAGCTCATCAAGGAGAGAGAAACCAACATCCGACAGCTGGAG tCGGACATCATGGATGTGAACCAGATTTTCAAAGACCTCGCTGTAATGATACATGACCAGGGTGAAATGATAG ACAGCATTGAGGCGAATGTGGAGAGTGCTGAGGTCCTTGTCGAGCGGGGTACTGATCAGCTACACCAGGCATCGCATTACCAG AAAAAGTCCCGTAAGAAGATGTGTATCCTGGCGCTGATTCTCTCTTTAGTTGTGGTAATTCTGGGTATTATCATCTGGCAAGCTTCCAAAtga